Proteins from a genomic interval of Aureimonas sp. AU20:
- the moaC gene encoding cyclic pyranopterin monophosphate synthase MoaC, whose product MSEVSLTHLDADGSARMVDVGDKPETVRTARAEGLVLMRAETLEMIRQGSAKKGDVIAIARIAGIMGAKKTHELIPLCHPLMLEKVSLDLEYEPALPGIRVSATCRVSGKTGIEMEALTAVSIACLTIYDMAKAVDRDMTISQIRLMEKTGGRSGTWSAA is encoded by the coding sequence ATGAGCGAGGTTTCGCTGACTCATCTCGATGCGGACGGCTCGGCCCGCATGGTCGATGTCGGTGACAAGCCCGAGACGGTCCGCACGGCGCGGGCCGAAGGCCTCGTCCTGATGCGGGCGGAAACGCTGGAGATGATTCGGCAGGGCAGTGCCAAAAAGGGCGACGTGATCGCGATCGCGCGCATAGCCGGCATCATGGGCGCGAAGAAGACCCACGAACTGATTCCGCTTTGCCACCCGCTGATGCTGGAGAAGGTCTCCCTCGATCTGGAGTACGAACCGGCCCTGCCCGGCATCCGCGTCTCCGCGACGTGCCGGGTATCCGGCAAGACGGGGATCGAAATGGAAGCGCTGACCGCCGTGTCCATCGCCTGCCTCACGATCTACGACATGGCGAAGGCGGTGGACCGCGACATGACGATCAGCCAGATCCGTCTCATGGAGAAGACGGGCGGCCGTTCCGGCACTTGGAGCGCCGCTTGA